Part of the Plasmodium vinckei vinckei genome assembly, chromosome: PVVCY_13 genome, GACATTACTTTATATGAGgcttatgaaaaatatttaaagaataatattatgggttttatttatttggataatttagttaaaaaaaagggcTTGGTAGAAGTTAATCTTAAGTATATGAACGAATTTTATAAGTTACTTAATTCTATATGTAAAGCAATTGCATATTATAGACAAAACTATGACGATATTAGTAAActtattaattattctaCCGAATGTTCTAATCAATATTTATCTCTTTACAAAAGTATTCCTAAATGTAGTTCATATCATCATTTGTTggataatttaaaagatatatattataattttagaaACCCTGTTCATAAGGAAATTACAAACAAATATCCACATTTAGCAGGGGATCTTAAAACACTTACAAAGCCAAAAGGAGACGATGTATTTTTTGCGAATGATTCTAAAGCATTTGATTTTAGTGATCCAAAATGTAAACtcgaaacaaaaaaaaaaactaccAAATCAAAAGAAACGACCCCCCCATCATCGCAATCATTGCCTGTATCATCTTCACAAGACAAAACTAAATTACAAGAACCTCAAAAATCAGGGGAaatcaataaaaatggacCAGACGATCCTAAAGGTAAACAAAATGGTTTAGAcagtaaaaaattaaatgcgGGTGGTGGAGTCAATGATCCAAGAGTTCCAACTGGTGGAACTGACAATCCTGCATCAGGGGGATCCGGAACACCAAGTACACTACGAGAATCTATTGATTTGTGGTCACCATTTCGTGGATTCCTATTAAATGGAAAGGACTATTTTGATAAAGCTTCCTATTTTATTGAGCAAAGGATTAATGATGTTAAGGATCAAATCAGtgatacatataataacgCTGCGgctaatttaaaaagtatttACAGTGCATCTAATGATTATTTTAACAGCAttattgataatataactACCCAACTTAATCAAGTTTGGACTCCTAAATCAGGCAGCTCAGAAAATAACTTACCACAAAGTAGTGATCaatcaaaaaaaactgGAGATTCACCACCACCTCAACCATCCGATCCACCAATAGGTTCACCAGCAGTTATATCGCCAAATCCATCGCAACAAAACCAATCATCTCCACAACCACAGTCTACCACGTCGATCCCTTCGAAAACCGATATATCTACTCAAAAAACAACTGCCCAAATAAATGATCAATTGTTAAAATCACCAATTTCTGACCCCATTTCGAAAAACCCCTGGAATATAATTCCAACTACATGGAATGGATCAGGGGATTGTACAcctaaaataaattttatgagTGCCACATTAGTGTGTTGCACTTCTGAGCAGTGTAGTTTAACTGGAGTTTCGGTTACACTTATTTTAATAcccattattttattaattgcatataaggtaaataataatataattactaAATACAACACTTATAAagatttttcattattgtaaaatattatatatttctctatatttttattttagtatttatcatttggatcatcaaaaaaatcggaaaaaaaaaacatgaaaaGAGTTATAAAATTAGCTGATGGAAAGAGAAAGacacaaataattataaattcataTGATAGGAACAAAGACCTAAAACCGGTTATAAATTCAGTTGGTAGAAAAAAAGAtccattattaaatatatacaaacttATGCAGGCAGATCCTAtaccatttattaatttattttttttgttaattttttttgtctataaaagaaaagaaaattttttggaattataaatttaattaataactTCTATTTTGGAATTAATATTCCATGAACCTTATTTTTAACCTcgatataattattaaaaattataaataagtaaatttgtttattactattattataggTAAATGAATTCATaagtataattaaaaaatatacttatataattataatatatatataaagatgaTGTTGTTAGAATGGTTTACTtaa contains:
- a CDS encoding PIR protein CIR protein — encoded protein: MEVDELCAKFIAADRLIDGEYYDDMTINEIINDPNYNKYCSNIKCETNVERIGVMSAYLYMKTQGVETSGHYDEFFLMWLSDKLFEIANEDDITLYEAYEKYLKNNIMGFIYLDNLVKKKGLVEVNLKYMNEFYKLLNSICKAIAYYRQNYDDISKLINYSTECSNQYLSLYKSIPKCSSYHHLLDNLKDIYYNFRNPVHKEITNKYPHLAGDLKTLTKPKGDDVFFANDSKAFDFSDPKCKLETKKKTTKSKETTPPSSQSLPVSSSQDKTKLQEPQKSGEINKNGPDDPKGKQNGLDSKKLNAGGGVNDPRVPTGGTDNPASGGSGTPSTLRESIDLWSPFRGFLLNGKDYFDKASYFIEQRINDVKDQISDTYNNAAANLKSIYSASNDYFNSIIDNITTQLNQVWTPKSGSSENNLPQSSDQSKKTGDSPPPQPSDPPIGSPAVISPNPSQQNQSSPQPQSTTSIPSKTDISTQKTTAQINDQLLKSPISDPISKNPWNIIPTTWNGSGDCTPKINFMSATLVCCTSEQCSLTGVSVTLILIPIILLIAYKYLSFGSSKKSEKKNMKRVIKLADGKRKTQIIINSYDRNKDLKPVINSVGRKKDPLLNIYKLMQADPIPFINLFFLLIFFVYKRKENFLEL